The following proteins come from a genomic window of Lytechinus pictus isolate F3 Inbred chromosome 1, Lp3.0, whole genome shotgun sequence:
- the LOC135153183 gene encoding mitogen-activated protein kinase kinase kinase 13-like, whose product MPSPQSMATLSVTDCGSHQLYATKDEPITSQHAPARVTVTTNPEHEKFSNCLLQLESCDEEIDLSTPKQSIPRKSDTINNNNNGSGACETLTRNEGAVNYRGMQRRSLLEGIWGCLKPVWNMIGKGNQEKQNEGFLNDWEVPFENIRNLQWLGSGAQGAVFLGWYRTEPVAVKKVRDEKETDIKHLRKLNHQNIVTIKGVCTLAPCYCILMEYCPFGQLYEVLRDGREIPPQLMIDWSKQIAQGMHYLHAHKIIHRDLKSPNVLVANNDILKISDFGTSREWNEKSTKMSFAGTVAWMAPEVIRNEPCSEKVDVWSFGVVLWELLTGEMPYKDVDSSAIIWGVGSNSLQLPIPSTCPDGFKLLMMQCWSAKTRNRPSFRQILMHIDIAAVDFLSTPQEAYFDKQVDWREEIKLQFEKMKSEGSSMCHIDEDLIKRRQDELRHAQDIREHYERKLQRANDLYMELHSCLLQLEQRERELMRREKQISEIEVKKKRALKPILKARTVQKLIEKSLQSHGGSATLGRSPSPGSSSVSPEPENRSPATLPRANLNTKTSPIRAKTLPQRKSRHRRNNSHGRGSFSGKASSPSKESLESSKPPSSSPRKADEDVSSSTQDIRKPDAETSRFIKRSQSERLVTEGTMSRKHGCRFNIHSPAEIAGGICRCNGRNSKSRPGHVQIVNEGQSQAAQRKYKHRQRTIGNFTSEIDVLNSNSPVQGATSGPSGQEGPSNSTAITVNAEMNCSSDHSMGGVRLGGMEVMGLKSSYIGHRLASADSPIRRNVGSLRKGPGISKRSPSPTKKTKSSLDKTKGGESSSDNEEAAPDHSSDEDTLTIQNDRLRPKSRQSFSTDHSDGIFSEEDNTSDRSHGPTPEPGQRARTTTPSSLSSVAISMNPDHHDLGAMTSDGLSDKERVVRQVMKQISGDKSYESKIHYTETDSSSDEGGD is encoded by the exons ATGCCGAGTCCGCAAAGTATGGCCACTCTTTCGGTGACTGATTGTGGAAGTCACCAGTTATATGCTACCAAGGACGAACCAATCACAAGTCAGCATGCTCCGGCTCGGGTAACTGTGACAACCAACCCAGAGCATGAGAAGTTCTCAAACTG CCTTTTGCAATTGGAGAGTTGCGATGAAGAGATCGACCTCTCGACCCCAAAGCAGAGCATCCCCCGAAAGAGTGACACCatcaacaataacaataacggCAGCGGGGCGTGTGAGACTCTTACTAGGAATGAGGGGGCGGTGAACTATAGAGGGATGCAAAGGCGAAGCTTGTTGGAGGGTATATGGGGGTGTCTCAAACCGGTCTGGAACATGATCGGAAAGGGAAACCAAGAGAAACAAAATGAAGGATTTTTAA aTGATTGGGAGGTTCCATTTGAGAATATCCGCAACCTACAATGGTTAGGAAGTGGAGCCCAAGGCGCTGTCTTCCTAGGCTGGTACAGGACGGAACCAGTCGCCGTCAAGAAGGTCAGGGATGAAAAGGAAACGGACATCAAGCATTTACGCAAACTCAACCATCAGAATATTGTGACAATAAA GGGTGTGTGCACGCTAGCACCTTGCTATTGTATCCTGATGGAGTACTGCCCATTTGGACAGCTATATGAAGTGCTAAGGGACGGACGTGAGATTCCCCCTCAGTTGATGATTGACTGGTCCAAACAGATTGCTCAGGGCATGCACTACCTCCATGCACATAAGATAATACATAGGGATCTCAAGTCACCAAA TGTGCTAGTGGCAAATAATGACATCCTGAAGATCTCAGATTTTGGCACCAGTAGAGAGTGGAATGAGAAGAGCACCAAGATGTCATTCGCTGGCACCGTGGCTTGGATGGCACCAGAGGTGATACGTAATGAACCCTGCTCAGAGAAAGTTGATGTTTGGTCATTCGGTGTGGTCCTCTGGGAGCTACTGACTGGAGAGATGCCTTACAAG GATGTGGATTCCTCTGCCATCATCTGGGGTGTAGGAAGCAACAGCCTTCAGCTACCCATCCCATCCACCTGTCCTGATGGCTTCAAGCTTCTTATGATGCAGTGCTGGAGCGCCAAGACCAGGAATAGACCATCCTTTCGGCAGATCCTCATGCATATTGACATCGCTGCTGTAGACTTCTTGTCAACGCCACAGGAGGCTTATTTTGACAAGCAG GTTGACTGGAGAGAAGAGATAAAGCTCCAATTTGAGAAAATGAAATCTGAGGGATCATCCATGTGCCACATTGATGAAGACCTCATCAAAAGAAGACAGGATGAACTCAG GCATGCACAGGACATCAGGGAACACTATGAGCGCAAGCTGCAACGAGCCAATGACCTCTACATGGAGCTGCACTCCTGTCTTCTCCAGCTGGAGCAGAGGGAGAGGGAGCTGATGCGCAGGGAGAAACAGATCAGCGAGATTGAGGTCAAGAAGAAGAGGGCACTCAAACCCATCCTCAAGGCTCGTACTGTCCAAAAACTCATTGAAAAATCGCTGCAATCTCATGGAGGTTCGGCTACACTTGGAAG ATCACCAAGTCCTGGAAGTTCCTCAGTAAGTCCAGAGCCAGAAAATAGATCTCCAGCAACCCTTCCAAGAGCCAACCTCAATACCAAGACCTCACCCATCCGAGCAAAGACCTTGCCTCAGCGCAAGTCACGCCATCGCAGGAACAATAGCCATGGTAGAGGAAGTTTTTCTGGGAAAGCCTCATCACCGTCTAAGGAAAGCTTAGAATCCAGTAAACCCCCAAGTAGTAGCCCAAGGAAAGCAGATGAAGATGTTTCCTCAAGTACCCAGGACATTCGTAAGCCTGATGCAGAAACCTCAAGGTTTATCAAGCGCTCCCAGAGTGAAAGACTTGTTACAGAAGGCACAATGTCCAGGAAACATGGTTGTCGTTTCAATATCCACTCTCCTGCGGAGATCGCAGGTGGCATATGTAGGTGCAATGGACGTAACTCAAAGAGCCGTCCTGGACATGTTCAAATTGTGAACGAAGGCCAAAGCCAAGCGGCTCAACGGAAGTATAAGCACAGACAAAGGACAATTGGTAACTTCACCAGCGAGATTGACGTTTTGAATAGCAATAGTCCCGTTCAAGGGGCCACCAGTGGACCAAGTGGTCAGGAAGGTCCCTCCAATTCCACGGCCATCACTGTTAATGCAGAAATGAACTGTTCTTCAGATCATTCCATGGGTGGTGTTAGGTTAGGAGGAATGGAGGTTATGGGACTCAAGTCCTCCTATATAGGACACAGACTTGCTTCAGCAGATAGTCCTATCAGGAGGAATGTAGGTTCCTTGCGGAAAGGTCCAGGAATTTCAAAGAGAAGCCCCTCTCCAACAAAGAAGACAAAGTCATCTCTAGACAAAACGAAG GGAGGTGAGAGTTCCAGTGATAATGAGGAAGCTGCGCCAGACCATTCCAGTGATGAAGACACATTGACGATACAAAACGACAGGTTGCGTCCAAAAAGCCGTCAGTCCTTCTCCACCGATCACTCCGATGGCATCTTCTCCGAAGAAGACAACACCAGCGATCGGTCCCATGGCCCCACCCCAGAGCCAGGCCAACGAGCCCGTACCACCACACCTAGCAGTCTGTCCTCTGTTGCTATCAGCATGAACCCTGATCACCATGACCTAGGAGCCATGACATCTGATGGTCTCTCAGACAAGGAACGTGTTGTTAGACAGGTCATGAAACAGATCTCTGGGGATAAGAGCTATGAG AGCAAAATACACTACACAGAGACAGATTCCAGTAGTGACGAAGGCGGAGACTAG